In the genome of Rhodoplanes sp. Z2-YC6860, one region contains:
- a CDS encoding MmgE/PrpD family protein, producing the protein MDQNLKTDAVTLTKTLCGHLAAAQFRDLTDQAKAEARRGVLDWIGCALAGSGHRTITTLLSVLQETSGKPVATVFGRKLQLGLLDAPLANGQMGHVLDFDDTHMGGVVLHTSSPVLAALFALAERAPVSGEELMLAYAVGFEAGVRSGRTAPGHHKGGWHLTGTLGSIAAGAAAGKLLKLDAQKLTYAMGIAATQAAGMQQNRGTMCKSFHAGKAASNGVLAAMLAERGFDSTQEIIEGKKGFSRIYSDTAEPEALLAGLGRGWLIESNGHKPYACGVVLHPLIDAVIAIRNRDKIDPAQVSEIALRVNPLVLSITGVVDPTTGLQSKFSTLHSAAVALIDGHAGMAQYSDAKAVDPAVAALRRKVKPTADDTLRKDEAHAVITAAGQRHEAHIAHASGTAENRMSDAQIETKFMANASPVIGEERAKKAAAFVWALDKKPDVRELIALLA; encoded by the coding sequence ATGGACCAGAATCTGAAGACCGACGCGGTGACGCTGACCAAGACCTTGTGCGGCCATCTCGCGGCCGCGCAATTCCGGGATCTTACCGACCAAGCCAAGGCCGAAGCGCGGCGCGGCGTGCTCGACTGGATCGGCTGCGCGCTGGCCGGCTCGGGTCACCGCACCATCACGACGCTCCTGAGCGTGCTCCAGGAAACCTCCGGCAAGCCGGTCGCAACCGTGTTCGGGCGAAAGCTCCAGCTCGGGCTGCTCGACGCGCCGCTCGCCAACGGCCAGATGGGCCACGTGCTCGATTTCGACGACACCCACATGGGCGGCGTGGTGCTGCATACGAGCTCGCCGGTGCTGGCCGCTTTGTTTGCGCTCGCCGAGCGCGCGCCGGTGTCCGGCGAAGAGCTGATGCTGGCCTATGCGGTGGGCTTCGAAGCCGGCGTGCGCTCCGGCCGCACCGCGCCCGGCCATCACAAGGGCGGCTGGCATCTCACCGGCACGCTCGGCTCGATCGCGGCCGGCGCTGCGGCGGGCAAGCTTCTGAAGCTTGATGCGCAGAAGCTCACCTACGCGATGGGGATCGCTGCGACGCAAGCCGCCGGCATGCAACAGAACCGCGGCACCATGTGCAAGTCGTTCCATGCCGGCAAGGCAGCATCGAACGGCGTCCTGGCGGCAATGCTCGCCGAGCGCGGGTTCGACAGCACGCAGGAAATCATCGAGGGCAAGAAGGGCTTCTCGCGCATCTACAGCGACACGGCCGAGCCCGAGGCGTTGCTTGCGGGCCTCGGTCGGGGCTGGCTGATCGAGAGCAACGGCCACAAGCCTTACGCGTGTGGTGTGGTGCTGCATCCGCTGATCGACGCCGTGATCGCGATCCGCAATCGCGACAAGATCGATCCGGCGCAGGTGAGCGAGATCGCGTTGCGCGTCAATCCTCTTGTTTTGTCGATAACCGGCGTGGTCGATCCGACGACCGGATTGCAGTCGAAGTTCTCGACACTGCATTCGGCCGCTGTGGCGTTGATCGACGGCCACGCTGGCATGGCGCAATATTCCGATGCGAAGGCTGTCGATCCCGCGGTTGCAGCGCTGCGGCGGAAGGTGAAGCCCACAGCCGACGACACGCTGCGCAAGGACGAGGCCCACGCCGTCATCACGGCCGCAGGGCAGCGCCACGAGGCCCATATCGCACATGCCAGCGGCACGGCCGAGAACCGCATGAGCGACGCGCAGATCGAGACCAAGTTCATGGCCAATGCGTCGCCGGTGATTGGCGAGGAGCGCGCAAAGAAAGCTGCCGCTTTCGTGTGGGCGCTGGACAAGAAGCCTGACGTGCGCGAGCTGATCGCCCTGCTGGCTTAG
- a CDS encoding DsbA family protein: protein MIARLALLTALVAVPVLAAAQEFGPSQFSIKADDGEPISNRKLDAAELAQVEKLPGLVDATSAKGDVTLYQFYDLNCPYCRAAAADVDKLINTDPALRLVFVPYPVLSVQSVEGSRVELAVREIAPQRFLEFHRKVYAGRGVIDGNRALAVTDAMGLDRAKIIEIANTQRVTDTMVTHSKVGAALNLMATPSYVVQGVALVGHPGLEPLRNIIASVRRCQAVVCKS, encoded by the coding sequence ATGATCGCCCGTCTCGCTTTGCTGACCGCTCTTGTTGCCGTGCCGGTCCTGGCCGCTGCTCAGGAGTTCGGGCCGTCACAGTTTTCCATCAAGGCGGACGATGGCGAGCCGATCTCCAACCGCAAACTCGATGCCGCCGAGCTGGCGCAGGTCGAGAAGCTGCCCGGCCTGGTCGACGCGACCAGCGCCAAGGGCGACGTCACGCTCTATCAATTCTACGACCTCAACTGTCCGTATTGCCGGGCGGCCGCTGCCGATGTCGACAAGCTGATCAACACCGATCCGGCGTTGCGCCTGGTGTTCGTGCCCTATCCGGTGCTTTCGGTTCAGTCGGTCGAAGGCTCGCGGGTCGAACTTGCAGTGCGCGAGATCGCGCCGCAGCGCTTCCTGGAATTCCATCGCAAGGTCTATGCCGGCCGCGGCGTCATCGACGGCAACCGCGCGCTGGCCGTCACCGACGCCATGGGGCTCGACCGTGCGAAGATCATCGAGATCGCCAACACCCAGCGCGTCACCGACACGATGGTCACGCATTCCAAGGTCGGCGCGGCCCTGAATCTCATGGCGACGCCATCCTACGTGGTGCAGGGTGTGGCTCTCGTCGGCCATCCGGGGCTCGAGCCGCTGCGCAACATCATCGCCTCGGTGCGCCGCTGCCAGGCGGTGGTCTGCAAATCCTAA
- a CDS encoding 2-hydroxyacid dehydrogenase, giving the protein MSAILIAVEGPQAGDWLAALRDSAKGREVLAWSAGADDLSRVSFACVWLPPRGLLARIPNLKAVINLGAGADHLLADPDLPDVPIARAAHADLTMRVTEYVVLHVLMHHRRQRLYDGQQRERSWRVHDQPAASEVAVGVMGLGVIGAHAAVALAGLGFKVAGWSRSPKTISGVETFHGPAGLDAFLARTEILVCLLPRTRDTEGILNLALLRKLKRDGAAGGAFLINAGRGALQVDAEILAALDEGTLAGTTLDVFQNEPLRVDSPLWSHPKVTITPHNAGDISPRVFAPHVIAQIERFERGLPLDNRIDRTKGY; this is encoded by the coding sequence ATGAGCGCGATCCTGATCGCCGTCGAGGGGCCGCAGGCCGGCGACTGGCTGGCGGCGTTGCGCGACAGTGCCAAGGGCCGCGAGGTGCTGGCGTGGTCGGCCGGCGCCGACGATCTGAGCCGCGTGAGCTTCGCCTGCGTCTGGCTGCCGCCGCGCGGGCTTCTGGCCAGAATTCCGAATCTCAAGGCCGTCATCAATCTCGGCGCGGGCGCCGACCATTTGCTGGCCGATCCCGATTTGCCCGACGTGCCGATCGCCCGCGCAGCCCATGCCGATCTCACCATGCGGGTCACCGAATATGTCGTGCTGCATGTGCTGATGCATCACCGGCGACAGCGGCTCTACGACGGCCAGCAGCGCGAGCGGAGCTGGCGTGTGCACGACCAGCCGGCCGCGAGCGAAGTCGCGGTCGGCGTGATGGGCCTGGGCGTCATCGGCGCACATGCGGCCGTTGCACTGGCGGGACTCGGCTTCAAGGTCGCGGGCTGGAGCCGTTCGCCGAAAACCATTTCCGGTGTCGAGACGTTTCACGGCCCGGCCGGGCTTGATGCGTTCCTCGCCCGCACCGAAATCCTGGTCTGCCTGCTGCCGCGCACGCGCGACACCGAGGGCATTCTGAATCTTGCGCTGCTCCGCAAGCTCAAGCGCGATGGCGCAGCCGGCGGCGCCTTCCTGATCAACGCCGGCCGCGGCGCGTTGCAGGTCGACGCCGAAATCCTCGCGGCGCTCGACGAAGGCACGCTCGCGGGCACAACGCTGGACGTCTTCCAGAACGAGCCTCTGCGGGTCGACAGCCCGCTCTGGAGCCATCCAAAGGTCACGATCACGCCGCATAACGCCGGCGACATCTCGCCACGGGTGTTCGCCCCGCATGTGATTGCACAGATCGAGCGTTTCGAGCGCGGCCTGCCGCTCGACAACCGGATCGACAGGACCAAGGGATATTGA
- a CDS encoding NUDIX domain-containing protein — translation MADSKLSDAAVEVTLDQLGPRGGGFYGYDRFKVTIDGRTVQREALRVGRVVVIIPVDLTRDEIVLIRQFRLGAQLSLGLGDVVEVPAGRVERGEDVAAAARRECQEEIGVTPERLVPLFEFLPSAGSSDEHMFFFLAVVDASNVPERAGAAHEQEDTRPLRVLIDRALKALEDGSLHYGAAIVSLQWLALNRAKLAEIVKRGAVR, via the coding sequence ATGGCGGACTCCAAGCTCTCCGATGCTGCGGTCGAAGTGACGCTCGACCAGCTGGGCCCGCGCGGCGGCGGCTTCTACGGCTACGACCGATTCAAGGTCACGATCGACGGCCGGACCGTGCAGCGCGAAGCGCTCCGCGTCGGCCGCGTTGTGGTGATCATCCCGGTTGATCTGACGCGCGACGAGATCGTGCTGATCCGCCAGTTCCGATTGGGCGCACAATTGTCGCTCGGATTGGGCGACGTGGTCGAGGTGCCGGCCGGACGGGTCGAGCGCGGTGAGGACGTCGCGGCGGCGGCGCGCCGCGAATGCCAGGAGGAGATCGGCGTCACGCCGGAGCGGCTCGTGCCGCTGTTCGAGTTCTTGCCGTCGGCCGGCTCCTCCGACGAGCACATGTTTTTCTTTCTCGCCGTGGTCGATGCGTCGAATGTGCCGGAGCGCGCCGGCGCGGCGCATGAGCAGGAGGACACGCGGCCGCTGCGCGTGCTGATCGATCGCGCGCTGAAAGCGCTTGAAGACGGCTCACTGCACTACGGCGCAGCGATCGTCAGCCTGCAATGGCTGGCGCTCAACCGGGCGAAGCTTGCCGAGATCGTCAAGCGCGGCGCCGTGCGATGA
- a CDS encoding ABC transporter ATP-binding protein, translated as MDTTAEPLLSVKDLSIMFKQGSRETLAVDRVSFSVKKGETLALVGESGSGKSVTALSIMKLLPYPAASHPSGRIFFKGRDLIGLTEREIREIRGDDIAIIFQEPMTSLNPLHTIERQLGEILELHRGLTGLAARSRIIELLTQVGIPDPATRLKSYPHQMSGGQRQRVMIAMALANEPDLLIADEPTTALDVTVQAQILKLLKELQARLGMAMLFITHDLGIVRRIADRVCVMKDGKIVEENNATDIFKTPQHPYTKALLAAEPRMQAAPMNPSANVVLKTDDLKVWFPIKRGVMRKVVGHIKAVDGVSVEVRKGETLGVVGESGSGKTTLGLAMMRLISSDGPIVFMGEDLQGLRFKQMRPHRRNMQIVFQDPYGSLSPRMSISDIIQEGMWIHMPQLSRAECEQRVIKALEEVGLNPEWRHRYPHEFSGGQRQRIAVARAVVLEPSFVVLDEPTSALDMLIQAQMVDLLCSLQKRHDLTYMFISHDLRVVAAMSSRLMVMKAGKVVEAGPAAELFKSPKSDYTRALFAAAFKIETTAAEGVVAQ; from the coding sequence ATGGACACGACCGCAGAACCGCTGCTCTCCGTCAAAGACCTGTCGATCATGTTCAAGCAGGGCAGCCGCGAGACGCTAGCCGTCGACCGCGTCTCGTTCAGCGTCAAGAAAGGCGAGACGCTGGCGCTGGTCGGCGAATCCGGCTCGGGCAAATCGGTCACCGCGCTGTCGATCATGAAGCTGCTGCCGTATCCGGCGGCGAGCCATCCGTCCGGCCGCATCTTCTTCAAGGGCCGCGATCTGATTGGGCTCACGGAGCGTGAGATCCGCGAGATCCGCGGCGACGACATTGCCATCATCTTCCAGGAGCCGATGACCTCGCTCAACCCGCTGCACACCATCGAGCGGCAGCTTGGCGAGATTCTCGAGCTGCACCGCGGCCTCACCGGTCTTGCGGCGCGGTCCCGCATCATCGAGTTGCTCACGCAAGTGGGCATCCCCGACCCGGCGACGCGGCTGAAGAGCTATCCGCATCAGATGTCCGGCGGGCAGCGTCAGCGCGTCATGATCGCCATGGCGCTTGCCAACGAGCCGGACCTTTTGATCGCCGACGAGCCGACCACGGCGCTCGACGTCACCGTGCAGGCGCAGATCCTCAAGCTTTTGAAGGAGCTGCAGGCCCGTCTCGGCATGGCCATGCTGTTCATCACCCATGACCTCGGCATCGTGCGCCGGATCGCCGACCGCGTCTGCGTCATGAAGGACGGCAAGATCGTCGAGGAGAACAACGCCACCGACATCTTCAAGACGCCGCAGCATCCCTACACCAAGGCGTTGCTCGCCGCCGAGCCGCGCATGCAGGCGGCGCCGATGAATCCCAGCGCCAACGTTGTGCTCAAGACGGACGACCTGAAGGTCTGGTTCCCGATCAAGCGTGGCGTGATGCGCAAGGTGGTCGGCCATATCAAGGCGGTCGACGGCGTCAGCGTCGAGGTGCGCAAGGGCGAGACGCTCGGCGTGGTCGGTGAATCCGGCTCCGGCAAGACCACGCTGGGGCTTGCGATGATGCGGCTCATCTCCTCCGACGGTCCCATCGTGTTCATGGGCGAGGACCTGCAGGGGCTGCGCTTCAAGCAGATGCGGCCGCACCGCCGCAACATGCAGATCGTGTTCCAGGATCCTTACGGCTCGTTGTCGCCGCGCATGTCCATCTCGGACATCATCCAGGAGGGCATGTGGATTCACATGCCGCAACTGTCGCGCGCCGAGTGCGAGCAGCGCGTCATCAAGGCGCTGGAGGAGGTCGGTCTCAATCCGGAGTGGCGACATCGCTATCCGCATGAATTTTCGGGCGGGCAGCGCCAGCGCATCGCGGTGGCGCGCGCCGTGGTGCTGGAGCCGAGCTTCGTGGTGCTCGACGAGCCGACCAGCGCGCTCGACATGCTGATCCAGGCGCAGATGGTCGATCTGCTCTGCTCGCTGCAAAAGCGCCACGACCTGACTTACATGTTCATCTCCCACGACCTGCGCGTGGTGGCCGCGATGTCGAGCCGGCTGATGGTGATGAAAGCCGGCAAGGTCGTCGAGGCCGGCCCCGCCGCCGAGCTGTTCAAGTCGCCCAAGAGCGATTACACGCGCGCGCTGTTCGCCGCGGCCTTCAAGATCGAGACCACCGCGGCCGAAGGCGTGGTTGCGCAGTAA
- a CDS encoding ABC transporter permease produces MPAIDAPEPKRKLFNISPLNQRRWDNFKRNRRGYFSLWLFATLFVVSLFAEFIANDKPFLILVNGHAYFPAVFTYPETTFGGDFETAADYRDPYLQDLIAKKGGTVIWPPIRYRYDTHNLDLPTPAPSPPTWQLTEAQCKSVVEKKKLSGCRDLEYNWLGTDDQGRDVVARLIYGFRISVLFGLILTIISSIIGVAAGAVQGYFGGWTDLIFQRVIEIWTSVPSLYLLLIISSVLVPGFWVLLGILLLFSWVSLVGLVRAEFLRGRNFEYIQAARALGVSNKTIMFRHLLPNAMVATMTMLPFVLSSSVMTLTALDFLGFGLPPGSPSLGEMLSQGKTNIQAPWLGLAGFFTVAIMLSLLIYIGEAVRDAFDPRKTFR; encoded by the coding sequence ATGCCGGCGATCGATGCGCCCGAGCCGAAGCGCAAGCTGTTCAACATCTCGCCGCTCAATCAGCGCCGGTGGGATAATTTCAAGCGCAACCGGCGCGGCTACTTCTCCCTCTGGCTGTTCGCGACGCTGTTCGTCGTGTCGTTGTTCGCCGAGTTCATTGCCAACGACAAACCGTTCCTGATCCTGGTCAACGGCCACGCTTATTTCCCGGCGGTCTTCACCTACCCCGAGACCACCTTCGGCGGCGACTTCGAAACGGCTGCCGACTACCGCGATCCGTACCTGCAGGATTTGATCGCGAAGAAGGGCGGCACCGTGATCTGGCCGCCGATCCGCTACCGCTACGACACCCACAATCTCGATCTGCCGACGCCTGCGCCGTCGCCGCCCACGTGGCAACTCACCGAGGCGCAATGCAAGTCGGTGGTCGAAAAGAAGAAGCTCTCGGGCTGTCGCGATCTCGAATACAACTGGCTCGGCACCGACGATCAGGGGCGCGACGTGGTGGCGCGGCTGATCTACGGCTTCCGCATCTCGGTGCTGTTCGGCCTGATCCTGACCATCATCTCGTCGATCATCGGCGTCGCGGCTGGCGCCGTGCAGGGCTATTTCGGCGGCTGGACCGATCTCATCTTCCAGCGCGTCATCGAGATATGGACCTCGGTGCCGTCGCTTTATCTGCTGCTGATCATCTCCTCGGTGCTGGTGCCTGGTTTCTGGGTGCTGCTCGGTATCCTGCTGCTGTTCTCGTGGGTCTCGCTCGTCGGCTTGGTGCGCGCCGAGTTCCTGCGCGGCCGCAATTTCGAGTACATCCAGGCGGCCCGCGCGCTCGGCGTCTCCAACAAGACGATCATGTTCCGGCATCTGCTGCCGAACGCCATGGTCGCCACCATGACGATGCTGCCGTTCGTTCTCTCGTCGTCGGTGATGACGCTGACCGCGCTCGACTTCCTGGGCTTCGGCCTGCCGCCGGGCTCGCCTTCGCTCGGCGAGATGCTGTCGCAGGGCAAGACCAACATTCAGGCGCCGTGGCTCGGTCTCGCCGGTTTCTTCACGGTGGCGATCATGCTGTCGCTGCTGATCTACATCGGCGAGGCGGTGCGCGACGCCTTCGACCCGCGCAAGACGTTCCGGTGA
- a CDS encoding microcin C ABC transporter permease YejB: MSAYIVRRLLLMIPTLLGILLVSFIVVQFAPGGPVERVIAQLSGNDTSRVPGGGGGDFGARGGQGGSSIDAGSSKYRGAQGLDPEFIKRLEKQFGFDKPAPERFLLMVKNFATFDFGKSYFRDISVLQLIKEKLPVSMSLGIWMTLLTYLISIPLGIRKAVSDGSRFDSWTSGIIIIGYAVPGFLVAIFLIILFAGGSYWDLFPLRGLTSDNWSQFPWWKKILDYFWHLVLPITAMMLSSFATMTLLTKNSFLDEIKKQYVLTARAKGCTPRQTLYGHVFRNAMLIVIAGFPSAFVHAFFSGTLLIETIFSLDGMGLLSFESVLNRDYPVVFANLYIFALIGLVVNLISDLTYTWVDPRIDFETREV; this comes from the coding sequence ATGTCCGCCTACATCGTCCGTCGCCTGTTGCTCATGATCCCGACGCTGCTAGGCATCCTCCTGGTGTCGTTCATCGTCGTGCAGTTCGCGCCGGGCGGGCCGGTGGAGCGGGTGATCGCGCAGCTGTCGGGCAACGACACCAGCCGCGTCCCTGGCGGGGGTGGCGGCGATTTTGGCGCCCGCGGCGGGCAGGGCGGCTCGTCGATCGATGCCGGGTCCTCGAAGTATCGCGGCGCGCAGGGGCTCGATCCCGAATTCATCAAGCGGCTGGAAAAGCAGTTCGGCTTCGACAAGCCGGCGCCCGAGCGTTTCCTGCTGATGGTGAAGAACTTCGCGACGTTCGACTTCGGCAAGAGCTATTTCCGCGACATCAGCGTGCTCCAGCTGATCAAGGAGAAACTGCCGGTGTCGATGTCGCTCGGCATCTGGATGACGCTTCTGACCTACCTGATCTCGATTCCGCTCGGCATCAGGAAGGCCGTATCGGACGGCTCGCGCTTCGACTCCTGGACCTCGGGCATCATCATCATCGGATACGCCGTCCCTGGCTTTCTGGTCGCGATTTTCCTGATCATTCTGTTCGCCGGCGGCTCGTACTGGGACCTGTTCCCCTTGCGCGGGCTGACCTCCGACAACTGGTCGCAATTTCCGTGGTGGAAGAAGATCCTCGACTACTTCTGGCACTTGGTATTGCCGATAACCGCCATGATGCTCAGCTCGTTCGCCACCATGACGCTGCTGACCAAGAATTCCTTCCTCGACGAGATCAAGAAGCAGTACGTGCTCACCGCCCGCGCCAAGGGCTGCACACCGCGGCAGACGCTCTACGGCCACGTCTTCCGCAACGCGATGCTGATCGTGATCGCGGGCTTCCCCAGCGCCTTCGTGCACGCGTTCTTCTCCGGCACGCTGCTGATCGAGACGATCTTCTCGCTCGATGGCATGGGCCTCTTGAGCTTTGAAAGCGTGCTCAACCGCGACTACCCGGTGGTGTTCGCCAATCTCTACATTTTTGCGCTGATAGGCCTGGTGGTGAACCTGATCTCGGATCTCACCTACACCTGGGTCGATCCGCGGATCGATTTCGAGACTCGTGAGGTTTGA
- a CDS encoding extracellular solute-binding protein: MRGLSRRGLLGVGAGAVVSGTLGWPSGPHAQPAEGATSHGISAFGDLKYPANFSHFDYVDPRAPKGGVFSQIGPGTIYNQNQNTFNSLNSFILRGDAAQGMELTFASLMVRANDEPDAMYGLAALGVNISADGLTYRFLLRPEARFHDGTKLTAHDVAFSFVTLKDKGHPIITQFLRDFSGAEAIDEATVVVRFAEKRARDVPLFVAGLPIFSRAYYAKHPFDESTLDIPLGSGPYRVGKFEAGRFIEYQRVADWWGADLPASRGQNNFDTLRYEYYRDRDVGFEGFTGKTYLFREEFTSRIWNTRYDFPAFRSGRVKRDILPDDSPSGAQGWFINVRRPQFKHPKVREALICAFDFEWTNKTIMYGAYDRTQSVFQNSDMMAQGRPGPEEIALLEPFRGRIPDDVFGEPFSPPVSDGSGADRALLRRASQLLSEAGYPVKDGKRLTPNGQRLTVEFLSDEPSFQPHHMPYIKNLHTLGIDARLRLVDPVQAQQRMKDFDFDVVIQRFGFSSTPGDSLRTYFSSKSADIKGSQNLSGMADPAIDAMIERIIAAQSRAELTVACRALDRLIRAGRYWVPQWYKASHWIAYWDTFGWPKTKPRYARGAPETWWHDAAKASKIEQPG; encoded by the coding sequence GTGAGAGGGCTCTCGCGCCGCGGTCTTCTCGGTGTCGGCGCTGGCGCTGTTGTTTCTGGTACTCTTGGTTGGCCCTCCGGGCCGCATGCGCAACCGGCCGAAGGCGCCACCAGCCACGGCATCTCGGCTTTCGGCGATCTGAAGTATCCGGCGAATTTTTCGCACTTCGATTACGTCGATCCGAGAGCGCCGAAGGGCGGCGTATTTTCGCAGATCGGGCCGGGCACGATCTACAATCAGAACCAGAACACCTTCAATTCGCTGAACAGCTTCATCCTGCGTGGCGACGCCGCTCAAGGCATGGAGCTGACGTTTGCGTCGTTGATGGTTCGCGCGAACGATGAGCCCGACGCGATGTACGGGCTTGCAGCGCTCGGCGTGAACATTTCCGCCGACGGGCTGACCTATCGTTTCTTGTTGCGCCCCGAGGCCCGTTTTCATGATGGCACGAAGCTCACGGCCCATGACGTCGCCTTTTCGTTTGTCACGCTGAAGGACAAGGGTCATCCGATCATCACGCAGTTTCTGCGCGATTTCTCAGGCGCTGAAGCCATCGACGAAGCCACGGTGGTGGTGCGCTTCGCGGAGAAGCGCGCGCGGGACGTGCCGCTGTTCGTCGCCGGATTGCCGATCTTTTCGCGCGCCTACTACGCCAAGCATCCGTTTGACGAATCGACGCTCGACATTCCGCTCGGCAGCGGTCCCTATCGCGTCGGCAAGTTCGAGGCCGGACGCTTCATCGAATATCAGCGCGTCGCCGACTGGTGGGGCGCCGATCTGCCGGCGTCGCGCGGCCAGAACAACTTCGACACGTTGCGCTACGAATACTACCGCGACCGCGACGTCGGCTTCGAAGGCTTCACCGGCAAGACCTATCTGTTCCGCGAGGAGTTCACCTCGCGCATCTGGAACACCCGCTACGACTTTCCGGCGTTCAGGAGCGGCCGGGTCAAACGCGACATCCTTCCCGATGACAGTCCGTCGGGGGCGCAGGGCTGGTTCATCAATGTCCGCCGGCCGCAGTTCAAGCATCCCAAGGTGCGCGAGGCGCTGATCTGTGCCTTCGACTTCGAGTGGACGAACAAAACCATCATGTACGGGGCCTACGATCGGACCCAGTCGGTGTTTCAGAACTCCGACATGATGGCGCAGGGCAGGCCCGGCCCGGAGGAGATCGCGTTGCTCGAGCCGTTCCGCGGCCGGATCCCCGACGACGTGTTCGGCGAACCGTTCTCGCCGCCGGTGTCCGACGGTTCGGGCGCCGACCGGGCGCTGCTGCGGCGCGCCTCGCAACTCCTGTCCGAGGCCGGCTATCCGGTGAAGGACGGCAAGCGGCTGACGCCGAATGGGCAGCGGTTAACTGTGGAATTCCTGTCGGACGAGCCTTCCTTCCAGCCGCATCACATGCCTTACATCAAGAACCTGCACACGCTCGGCATCGACGCGCGGCTGCGGCTGGTCGATCCGGTGCAGGCGCAGCAGCGGATGAAGGATTTCGATTTCGATGTCGTCATTCAGCGCTTCGGCTTTTCGTCGACGCCGGGCGATTCGCTCCGCACCTACTTCTCGTCCAAGTCGGCGGACATCAAGGGTTCGCAGAATCTCTCCGGCATGGCCGACCCGGCCATCGACGCCATGATCGAGCGCATCATCGCGGCGCAATCGCGGGCCGAGCTCACGGTGGCCTGCCGGGCGCTCGACCGGCTGATCCGAGCCGGCCGTTATTGGGTTCCGCAGTGGTACAAGGCGTCGCATTGGATCGCCTATTGGGATACCTTCGGCTGGCCGAAGACCAAGCCGCGCTACGCGCGCGGCGCGCCAGAAACCTGGTGGCATGATGCCGCCAAGGCGTCCAAGATAGAGCAACCGGGATAG